In Gossypium hirsutum isolate 1008001.06 chromosome D06, Gossypium_hirsutum_v2.1, whole genome shotgun sequence, one genomic interval encodes:
- the LOC107901748 gene encoding uncharacterized protein isoform X1, producing MAVTIKRAALIVASLGVLSFIFGVIAENKKVSPAAGTPISGKDVVICKYPSDPSVVLGYLSVAFLILSTLTGYWSLFYPYKGKSVPQSVLFRNTSFFVFFNIALFTGGLAATLLLWPTITEHLHLIRNVHHNLSTECPTAKTGLLGGGAFVSLDSALFWLVALMLADNAREDHFDEVEKDRKVEHAQVLASAEYHVKGGAV from the exons ATGGCTGTGACCATCAAGCGAGCGGCCCTCATCGTTGCCAGTCTTGGCGTCTTATCTTTTATCTTTGGAGTCATTGCCGAAAACAAGAAGGTTTCT CCTGCAGCTGGAACTCCAATTTCTGGAAAAGATGTGGTTATTTGTAAGTATCCATCGGATCCTTCGGTGGTTCTGGGCTACCTATCGGTTGCATTTCTGATACTATCTACTCTCACTGGCTATTGGTCCCTGTTTTACCCCTACAAAGGAAAATCTGTTCCACAGTCTGTTCTCTTCCGAAACACTAGTTTCTTCGTCTTCTTCAACATTGCCTT GTTTACAGGTGGCTTAGCAGCCACTCTGCTCTTGTGGCCGACGATCACAGAGCACCTGCACTTGATTCGTAATGTTCATCACAATCTCTCCACGGAATGTCCTACTGCTAAGACTGGACTCCTTGGTGGTGGTGCGTTTGTTTCCCTTGATTCAGCCCTATTTTGGTTAGTTGCCCTTATGTTGGCCGATAATGCCCGAGAGGATCACTTTGATGAAGTTGAAAAAGACAGGAAAGTTGAGCATGCTCAGGTTCTCGCATCTGCTGAATACCATGTCAAAGGGGGTGCTGTGTAA
- the LOC107901748 gene encoding uncharacterized protein isoform X2, which yields MAVTIKRAALIVASLGVLSFIFGVIAENKKPAAGTPISGKDVVICKYPSDPSVVLGYLSVAFLILSTLTGYWSLFYPYKGKSVPQSVLFRNTSFFVFFNIALFTGGLAATLLLWPTITEHLHLIRNVHHNLSTECPTAKTGLLGGGAFVSLDSALFWLVALMLADNAREDHFDEVEKDRKVEHAQVLASAEYHVKGGAV from the exons ATGGCTGTGACCATCAAGCGAGCGGCCCTCATCGTTGCCAGTCTTGGCGTCTTATCTTTTATCTTTGGAGTCATTGCCGAAAACAAGAAG CCTGCAGCTGGAACTCCAATTTCTGGAAAAGATGTGGTTATTTGTAAGTATCCATCGGATCCTTCGGTGGTTCTGGGCTACCTATCGGTTGCATTTCTGATACTATCTACTCTCACTGGCTATTGGTCCCTGTTTTACCCCTACAAAGGAAAATCTGTTCCACAGTCTGTTCTCTTCCGAAACACTAGTTTCTTCGTCTTCTTCAACATTGCCTT GTTTACAGGTGGCTTAGCAGCCACTCTGCTCTTGTGGCCGACGATCACAGAGCACCTGCACTTGATTCGTAATGTTCATCACAATCTCTCCACGGAATGTCCTACTGCTAAGACTGGACTCCTTGGTGGTGGTGCGTTTGTTTCCCTTGATTCAGCCCTATTTTGGTTAGTTGCCCTTATGTTGGCCGATAATGCCCGAGAGGATCACTTTGATGAAGTTGAAAAAGACAGGAAAGTTGAGCATGCTCAGGTTCTCGCATCTGCTGAATACCATGTCAAAGGGGGTGCTGTGTAA